A stretch of bacterium DNA encodes these proteins:
- a CDS encoding alpha/beta fold hydrolase has protein sequence MFKRTIILGLVGTLFLLSPAFAKNPVLIVHGLNGDSQSFKDGCMVKTLQNAGFDVFTLADLFGDFPNRGQGLIQEDVKKLKQAIDEVKRRTGATKLDIVAHSRGGIVAELYTMMYGNQHQPTMDYEYTPAGEKEPKKITISNIPRYGNDINQIIMMGTPQMGSGISDFFRNLPVSSKWKSDIAKKYNKPDPNLVGTEQLQEKGSAFMEYFWQNKLNSDPPTITYINLAEDRIGPPLFEGGDGVVSYLSAKGRLLHQQRKTVKRLEDIGALSTHHVDLYKSVKVKRQILEELFSKSPITAQITISRESPVREGAISISITLSESLPSAPTLFIKGNGAFSSPHPISLAGSGKNFSVILNIPKGTDGSARLYFEEKTQMQVKIASADCKEDIIETIEVPISGYHSFLIDTEEPEVTATTPANGEVIIAEETPWTVNISATLFDPPVNSYASGIDNSTIVLNTPQGTFHQASAVNNLDYGEYSCSIEAKDNANEPGHDLKQSPYRWSFEIVPPIFVSIHPAWENFTEPHESHTHYITITNKAKNKSFTANIEMKLIRASKCLSITQYPASTLELPADSQASTSFVVTSGDELIPDDNLIHQIKV, from the coding sequence GTTCATGGACTCAATGGTGATTCACAGAGTTTTAAAGATGGATGCATGGTGAAGACATTGCAAAATGCAGGATTTGATGTGTTTACCTTAGCTGATTTGTTTGGTGATTTTCCTAACAGAGGACAAGGATTGATACAAGAGGATGTTAAAAAGCTTAAACAAGCAATAGATGAAGTTAAGAGACGAACAGGAGCAACTAAACTTGATATTGTTGCTCATTCAAGAGGTGGTATTGTAGCTGAGCTTTATACTATGATGTATGGGAATCAACATCAGCCTACAATGGATTATGAATATACTCCTGCTGGTGAAAAAGAACCCAAAAAGATAACCATCTCCAACATCCCCCGCTACGGCAATGACATAAATCAAATTATTATGATGGGGACACCGCAGATGGGTAGTGGTATATCTGACTTCTTCCGAAATTTACCAGTTTCTTCAAAATGGAAATCAGATATTGCTAAGAAGTATAACAAACCTGACCCTAACTTAGTTGGAACTGAGCAATTGCAGGAAAAAGGTAGTGCCTTTATGGAGTATTTCTGGCAGAATAAATTAAATTCAGACCCACCAACGATTACTTATATTAATTTAGCTGAGGATAGGATTGGCCCACCATTGTTTGAGGGTGGAGATGGTGTGGTTTCTTATCTCTCTGCTAAAGGTAGACTTCTACATCAGCAGAGAAAGACAGTTAAAAGGCTTGAGGATATTGGTGCCCTGTCAACACATCATGTTGACTTATACAAAAGTGTTAAGGTTAAAAGACAAATATTAGAAGAGCTGTTTTCTAAATCTCCTATCACAGCACAAATTACTATCTCAAGGGAATCTCCTGTCAGAGAAGGGGCAATATCTATCTCTATTACCTTATCCGAATCTTTACCTTCAGCACCAACACTATTTATTAAAGGTAACGGTGCTTTTTCTTCTCCACATCCAATATCTTTAGCCGGCTCGGGTAAGAACTTCTCTGTAATCTTGAATATTCCCAAAGGGACTGACGGCAGCGCAAGGCTTTATTTTGAGGAGAAAACACAAATGCAGGTAAAGATAGCCAGTGCTGATTGTAAGGAAGATATTATTGAAACTATTGAAGTACCAATATCAGGCTACCATTCCTTTTTAATTGACACCGAGGAGCCGGAGGTAACTGCCACCACCCCAGCAAATGGTGAGGTGATTATTGCTGAGGAGACACCCTGGACAGTCAATATCTCTGCTACGCTTTTTGACCCACCAGTTAACAGCTATGCCTCCGGGATTGATAATTCAACTATTGTATTGAATACTCCTCAAGGAACCTTTCATCAAGCATCAGCAGTGAATAACTTAGATTATGGTGAGTATTCTTGCTCAATTGAGGCAAAGGATAATGCTAATGAGCCAGGGCATGATTTGAAACAATCTCCTTATCGCTGGAGTTTTGAGATTGTGCCACCTATCTTTGTATCTATCCATCCTGCCTGGGAGAATTTTACAGAGCCACATGAATCACATACTCATTACATCACTATCACTAACAAGGCAAAGAATAAGTCTTTTACGGCTAATATTGAGATGAAACTGATTAGGGCATCAAAATGCCTTTCTATCACCCAATATCCTGCATCTACCTTAGAATTACCTGCAGATAGTCAAGCAAGTACCTCATTTGTAGTTACCTCAGGTGATGAATTAATACCAGATGATAATTTGATTCATCAGATAAAGGTGTAA